A window from Acidobacteriota bacterium encodes these proteins:
- a CDS encoding GHMP kinase — protein MRLTSSAPTRIDLAGGTIDIWPLYLFHPGAVTLNAAISLRAQAMVEARDDGRVAIHSTDTGRVTNVARWSELGKPGELDLLGRLLHFFQADNLTLTTTAKSPAGAGIAGSSALNVAVCGLMARWKGVTYEPEALLSIAQNIEAQAIACPTGAQDYRPAMYGGVAAVELGVEGVHRVGLSVDPAELERRIVLAYTGAPRNSGTNNWEMTKRHLDGDREVIDCFDRIRDTAVRMRAALEREDWPEVGRAIAQEWDNRKRLAPGVTTPQIDDLMAAAGRAGAAAAKVCGAGGGGCLFCFAEPDATDRVRAALSAGGARILDYHIETDGLLIQ, from the coding sequence GTGCGTCTCACATCCTCCGCTCCGACGCGAATTGACCTGGCCGGCGGCACGATCGACATCTGGCCGTTGTATCTATTTCACCCCGGCGCGGTGACGCTGAATGCCGCGATCAGCCTGCGGGCGCAGGCGATGGTTGAGGCGAGAGACGACGGGCGCGTCGCGATCCACTCGACCGACACGGGCCGCGTCACGAACGTGGCGCGCTGGTCTGAACTTGGCAAACCAGGCGAACTCGATCTGCTGGGCCGGCTGCTCCACTTCTTCCAGGCCGACAACCTCACGTTGACTACCACCGCCAAGTCGCCGGCCGGCGCCGGCATCGCCGGATCGTCGGCGCTGAATGTGGCCGTCTGCGGCCTGATGGCCCGGTGGAAGGGTGTGACCTACGAGCCCGAGGCACTGCTCAGCATCGCGCAGAACATCGAGGCCCAGGCCATCGCATGTCCAACCGGCGCTCAGGATTACCGGCCCGCCATGTATGGCGGCGTTGCCGCCGTGGAGCTTGGTGTCGAAGGTGTGCACCGGGTCGGGTTGAGCGTGGATCCGGCCGAGCTGGAACGCCGCATCGTGCTCGCGTACACGGGTGCGCCGCGCAACTCTGGCACCAACAACTGGGAGATGACCAAACGGCATCTGGACGGCGATCGCGAGGTGATCGACTGCTTCGATCGCATCCGCGACACCGCAGTGCGGATGCGGGCGGCACTCGAGCGCGAGGACTGGCCCGAGGTCGGGCGGGCCATCGCGCAGGAATGGGACAACCGCAAGCGCCTCGCGCCGGGCGTGACCACTCCCCAGATTGACGACCTGATGGCCGCAGCTGGGCGGGCGGGCGCGGCCGCCGCGAAGGTCTGCGGCGCCGGCGGAGGCGGATGCCTGTTCTGCTTCGCGGAGCCCGACGCCACCGACCGCGTGCGAGCCGCTCTCTCGGCAGGCGGCGCGCGGATCCTC